In one Lolium rigidum isolate FL_2022 chromosome 3, APGP_CSIRO_Lrig_0.1, whole genome shotgun sequence genomic region, the following are encoded:
- the LOC124702123 gene encoding histone H2B.1-like — protein sequence MAPKAEKKPAEKKPAAEVEKAEKTPAGKKPKAEKRLPASKSAGKEGGDKKARKKNKKSVETYKIYIFKVLKQVHPDIGISSKAMSIMNSFINDIFEKLAGEAAKLARYNKKPTITSREIQTSVRLVLPGELAKHAVSEGTKAVTKFTSN from the coding sequence ATGGCGCccaaggccgagaagaagccggcggagaagaagccaGCCGCCGAGGTGGAGAAGGCGGAGAAGACCCCCGCGGGGAAGAAGCCCAAGGCCGAGAAGCGGCTCCCGGCGTCCAAGTCCGCCGGCAAGGAGGGCGGCGACAAGAAGGCgcgcaagaagaacaagaagtcgGTGGAGACCTACAAGATCTACATCTTCAAGGTGCTCAAGCAGGTGCACCCGGACATCGGCATCTCCTCCAAGGCCATGTCCATCATGAACTCCTTCATCAACGACATTTTCGAGAAGCTTGCCGGCGAGGCGGCCAAGCTCGCCCGCTACAACAAGAAGCccaccatcacctccagggagatCCAGACCTCCGTCCGCCTCGTCCTCCCCGGCGAGCTCGCCAAGCACGCCGTCTCCGAGGGCACCAAGGCCGTCACCAAGTTCACCAGCAACTAA
- the LOC124702124 gene encoding organelle RRM domain-containing protein 6, chloroplastic-like, translating into MAMRGGRAIGLASRLVGTRCFSTEIFVSRLSFYTTEEELKNIFSPFGAVEEARLVRDNQTGRPKGFGFVKYKSEMEAQKAVKAMDGRIIRGRLIFAEIAKEHRTG; encoded by the exons ATGGCGATGCGCGGAGGGAGGGCGATAGGTTTGGCCTCTCGGCTTGTGGGGACCAGGTGTTTCAGCACCGAGATATTTGTGAGCA GGCTATCATTTTACACAACTGAGGAAGAACTTAAAAACATCTTCTCGCCATTTGGCGCCGTTGAGGAAG CTCGGTTAGTGAGAGACAATCAAACTGGAAGGCCAAAAGGATTTGGTTTTGTGAAATATAAATCAGAAATGGAGGCACAAAAAGCTGTCAAGGCAATGGATGGAAGG ATTATACGTGGCAGACTAATTTTTGCGGAGATCGCAAAGGAGCACCGTACTGGATAG